One region of Flavobacterium pisciphilum genomic DNA includes:
- a CDS encoding cupin domain-containing protein has translation MKKQITKSNETNWKPLVEEGIKTAGIYVKVLRFDEATQRPPTFLLKFDAGASYPNHSHPAGEEIYVLEGEVRFGADQLNSGDYLYMPPGSTHSAFSKEGCIMLFMVPEEVVILK, from the coding sequence ATGAAAAAGCAAATCACAAAAAGTAACGAAACCAATTGGAAACCATTAGTAGAAGAAGGCATAAAAACAGCAGGTATTTATGTAAAAGTGCTTCGTTTTGATGAAGCAACACAAAGACCTCCTACTTTTTTATTAAAATTTGATGCAGGCGCTTCTTACCCTAATCATAGTCATCCAGCAGGTGAAGAAATATATGTTTTGGAAGGAGAAGTACGATTTGGCGCAGACCAATTAAATAGTGGCGATTACTTATATATGCCCCCAGGAAGTACCCATTCGGCATTTTCTAAAGAAGGTTGCATCATGTTGTTTATGGTTCCTGAAGAAGTAGTCATCTTAAAATAA